CTTACATTTAACGGAACTACCCTTTTTGCCCCTGCTTCCTGCAATTTTTTGCTGGCTTCTTCTACGGATTCTTTTTTTCCTGTGATTACAATTTGTCCCGGACAGTTATAATTTGCTACACTAACATCCGAAATTGCGTCGACTACTTCATCAATTTCTTCTGCTGTCATACCAAGAACCGCTGCCATTGCTCCTTGCCCCGCCGGAACTGCCTGCTCCATAAGGATTCCTCGTTTTCTTACAGTCGTAATCGCATCTTTCACGCTGATTGCCCCAGCTGTTGCAATAGCACAATACTCTCCAAGACTTAACCCTGCCGAAATATCCGGTTCAATTCCTTTATTTCGTAATACATCTGCCATCGCCAGACAAGTAGTTACTAATGCAGGCTGCGAATACTCTGTCAGATCCAGCTTATCATTTTCCTCAAAGCAAAGTGCTTTTATATCCAGGTCAAGCCATTCGCATGCACTGTCAAATATTTCTTTTACGTTATCAAATGTTTCATAGAAATCTTTACCCATGCCCACTTTTTGTGCTCCCTGGCCTGGAAAAATAAATGCAAGTTTATTCATGGATTTTCGTTCCTTTCAATAAATATTCTGCCTCATTGTTTAACTTTTGGATAAGCTGTGCACAGGTCATTTTTTCTTTTACCATACCGGCACTCTGGCCTGCCATTACGCTTCCTGTCGTAACGTCTCCTTCAACAACAGCTTTTCTAAGACCACCCAGTGTCATTAATTCCAGTTCTTCAAAAGATGCTCCTGCTGCTTCTTTCTTTAAGTATTCTCTTGTCATCTGATTGCGAAGTGCACGCACCGGATGACCTGTTGTTCTTCCTGTAACCTTAGTATCGATGTCTTTTGCTTTCAGAATACGCTCTTTATAATTTTCATGAACCTGTGACTCTTCTGTAACAACAAAATGAGTTCCTACCTGAACAGCTTTCGCACCGAGCATAAATGCTGCCGCTACACCACGGCCGTCTGCTATTCCACCTGCTGCAATAACTGGAATGGAAACTGCATCTGCTACTTGTGGAACAAGCACCATCGTTGTAGATTCTCCGATATGACCTCCGGCTTCACAACCTTCACAAACAACAGCATCTGCTCCACATCGTTCCATACGAACTGCCTGCGCTACGGAAGCAACCACCGGAATTACCTTCACTCCGGCTGCTTTCCACATCTCCATATATTTTTCCGGATTTCCTGCACCTGTTGTAACAACCTGCACACCTTCTTCAACGATTACTTTTGCAACTTCATCGGCATTTGGATTGAGCAACATAATATTTACTCCAAATGGTTTATCTGTCAGTTTCTTTGCCTCTCTTACCTGCTCGCGTACCCAGTCTGCCGGTGCACTAGATGCACCGATAATGCCAAGTCCGCCTGCCTCAGATACTGCTGCGGCAAGGTGATATTCTGCCACCCATGCCATTCCGCCTTGAATGATTGGATATTCAATTCCAAGTAATTCGGTAACTTCCGTTTTCATATAATTAATTGCCTCCCGTATGTCTGCGCTCTTACCTTGCATCAATTAAATTTTCTATGCCTGCAATTTTTCTACTTCTTTTTCGATATCTCCAAGTGTCTTAATATTTTCTAATTCTTCTGTCTCGATTTTTACGTCGAACTCTTCTTCGATTGCCATTACCATTTCAAACAGATCAAGTGAATCTGCTTCCAAATCCTCTTTAAATCTTGTCTCTGCTGTCAATGAATCTACATCTACTCCTAATGAATCTGCTACGATTTCTTTAATTCTTTCCATCATGATTTTAATCTCCTTTTTATTTCCATTTTGTTTTAAATTTGATAGTCTTATTTATCTACTACCACTGGATCAGGCTTGCTCCATATGACAGCCCTGCTCCAAATCCTGCAAGAACAAGATAGGTTCCTCTTTTTAGTCTTCCGCTT
This Ruminococcus hominis DNA region includes the following protein-coding sequences:
- the fabD gene encoding ACP S-malonyltransferase; its protein translation is MNKLAFIFPGQGAQKVGMGKDFYETFDNVKEIFDSACEWLDLDIKALCFEENDKLDLTEYSQPALVTTCLAMADVLRNKGIEPDISAGLSLGEYCAIATAGAISVKDAITTVRKRGILMEQAVPAGQGAMAAVLGMTAEEIDEVVDAISDVSVANYNCPGQIVITGKKESVEEASKKLQEAGAKRVVPLNVSGPFHSAMLEEAGEKLADVLEKVTISELQIPYVTNVTAEFVKDHQKIRSLLAKQISSPVKWQQSVEAMIAEGVDTFVEIGPGKTLAGFMRKINRNVKVYNVQTVEDIEKVVQECSRK
- the fabK gene encoding enoyl-[acyl-carrier-protein] reductase FabK, with protein sequence MQGKSADIREAINYMKTEVTELLGIEYPIIQGGMAWVAEYHLAAAVSEAGGLGIIGASSAPADWVREQVREAKKLTDKPFGVNIMLLNPNADEVAKVIVEEGVQVVTTGAGNPEKYMEMWKAAGVKVIPVVASVAQAVRMERCGADAVVCEGCEAGGHIGESTTMVLVPQVADAVSIPVIAAGGIADGRGVAAAFMLGAKAVQVGTHFVVTEESQVHENYKERILKAKDIDTKVTGRTTGHPVRALRNQMTREYLKKEAAGASFEELELMTLGGLRKAVVEGDVTTGSVMAGQSAGMVKEKMTCAQLIQKLNNEAEYLLKGTKIHE
- the acpP gene encoding acyl carrier protein; translation: MMERIKEIVADSLGVDVDSLTAETRFKEDLEADSLDLFEMVMAIEEEFDVKIETEELENIKTLGDIEKEVEKLQA